One region of Carya illinoinensis cultivar Pawnee chromosome 8, C.illinoinensisPawnee_v1, whole genome shotgun sequence genomic DNA includes:
- the LOC122274595 gene encoding uncharacterized protein LOC122274595, protein MYGKDYDVRYQSHFKYEANWTKEEGCSDTIALAWQRGVGLSSHIGRLQRKLEICSKGLKKWSRNLIKDRTTAIKEKFKEIKQLQSYERVDNMGVLKRLQNELGFLLDQEDVRWKQRAKTHWLVQGDRNTKFYRACVNQKRKKNLIKNVVDGEEFTREDVEAALKQMSPFKSQCQMVLEQFFQDHWGIVGSDVVQAILDFLSSGVIP, encoded by the exons ATGTATGGCAAGGATTATGATGTTAGGTACCAGTCTCATTTTAAGTATGAGGCTAATTGGACCAAGGAGGAGGGGTGCAGTGACACAATTGCTTTAGCTTGGCAAAGGGGGGTTGGTTTGTCGAGCCATATTGGAAGGTTGCAAAGGAAATTGGAGATATGCAGTAAGGGACTTAAGAAATGGAGCCGAAATTTAATCAAAGATAGAACAACAGCTATTAAAGAGAAGTTCAAAGAGATCAAACAATTGCAATCATATGAGAGGGTTGATAATATGGGAGTTCTCAAAAGATTACAAAATGAGTTGGGTTTCTTACTTGATCAGGAAGATGTaagatggaaacaaagggctaaAACCCATTGGTTGGTACAAGGGGATAGAAATACTAAATTCTATCGTGCTTGCgttaatcaaaaaagaaaaaagaatttaataaagAATGTAGTGGATGGGGAAG AATTCACAAGAGAAGATGTTGAAGCAGCTTTAAAACAAATGTCACCCTTCAAGTCTCAGTGCCAGATGGTTTTAGAGCAGTTTTTCCAAGATCATTGGGGAATTGTTGGCTCTGATGTGGTCCAAGCTATACTTGATTTTCTTAGTAGTGGGGTTATACCTTGA